In Acidobacteriota bacterium, one genomic interval encodes:
- a CDS encoding four helix bundle protein, whose amino-acid sequence MVARQLLKAATSVGANYRAGRRGRSRDEFIRVIPTTVFISEISPRCAIARASASAKIFGSMISSSSISASDVGASRPSRR is encoded by the coding sequence GTGGTTGCGCGACAGCTCCTCAAGGCCGCGACTTCCGTGGGCGCGAACTACAGGGCCGGCCGTCGAGGCCGTTCTCGTGACGAATTCATCAGAGTGATCCCGACGACGGTCTTCATATCGGAAATCTCGCCGCGCTGCGCCATCGCGCGCGCATCCGCCAGCGCGAAGATCTTCGGCTCGATGATCTCGTCCTCGTCCATCTCCGCGTCCGACGTCGGGGCATCGAGGCCGTCGAGGCGATAG